The DNA sequence ACGGCGTTGAGCGTGGCCAGATCCTGTGCAAGCCGGGTTCGGTCAAGCCGCACAAGAAGTTCATGGCCGAAGCCTACATCCTGACGAAGGAAGAAGGCGGCCGTCATACGCCGTTCTTCACGAACTACCGCCCGCAGTTCTACTTCCGCACGACGGACGTGACGGGCATCGTGACGCTGCCGGAAGGCACGGAAATGGTTATGCCTGGCGACAACGTCACCGTTGCCGTTGAGCTGATCGTTCCGATCGCGATGGAAGAAAAGCTGCGCTTCGCGATCCGCGAAGGCGGCCGTACCGTCGGCGCAGGCATCGTTGCCTCGATCGTCGAGTAATCCTGAGGATTACAACTCTTCAGAAGGCCCCGCTGGCAACAGCGGGGCCTTTTTTGTTGGCGTCCGTGCGGGGACTTTGGCGATGAAGTCTTGCTTGCCGATCGTGTAGATATGCCGGTCGCCCTAAGCCTCGCTGGCGAGCCGCCGCTTCGGTGTCTGGTAGCGGCGGGTGAACGTTCGATGCTCGCGGAGAGTATCACGGAAGCGGAGGCGCGCCGTGTGAGCGACGTTGTCGCCACCGCAAAGGTAGAGGCGAGTGCCGTCGGGGCGCGTATCGGTGCTCAACGTCCACAGGCAGCCTTCATGCGGATCGCCGTGAAAGGTGTAGCCGGTGCCGCGAAGGCGCGCGTTCAACTCCGGCGGTCATCACGGATCCGAGACGACCGCATCGATATCGATCTTCGGTTTCGACGCCAATCCGGACACGGCGGTGGTGCCGATGTGATGGACCTCGCGGGCGAAGGGCGGCAGCATCGTCACGATCTCTGAAGCCCGCTCCTCGAACAACTGCGGCCAGCAGGGATCATGTTCGATCAGCGTGATGCGCGACATGTGATTCGCTTCCCGGTAACTGCCGCCAGGATAGGAGGGGGGCGATTTCGCGGGCCGCGGAAATTACGGCAGGCTCGGCAATGACTTGCGCTCGTTCGTGACGCCGAATGCGGCAGGGCAGGGGGTTGCCGCAATTCGCTGAGGATTTTTTCGCTTCTTCGATGAAAGGTGCTTGTCATCCTCCGGCAAACTTAATATGAAGCCGCTGACTTGAGGCGGCGACGCGTTGTTAGACGAAGGCGCAGCTGATTAGGGGTATAGCTCAGTTGGTAGAGCGGCGGTCTCCAAAACCGCAGGTCGGGGGTTCGAGCCCCTCTGCCCCTGCCATTTCTCTCGTGTTCGTATAAGCGTCGAGAGGTCGGCAGACTAAAGGTTAAGGACCGATTATCGGTCGACGAAATTCACAAAAAAGACTGATTGGCTCTTGTGGTTTTTAGAATCGGTCTTTATGTAGGGTCCAAACAGACACGCGGTGCGTGGGGCTGAATCATCGGCTTTACGCGCCGTAATGGCGTGAGCATTACATGGCATCCAAAACGAATCCGGTAACGTTTCTCCAGCAGGTTCGCTCTGAGACGTCGAAAGTGACTTGGCCTTCGCGGCGCGAGACGATGATCTCGACGCTGATGGTTTTTGTCATGGTCTTTTTTGCCGCTGCCTTCTTCTTTGCTGCGGACCAGTTGATGGGTTGGGCGATCGGCCTCATCCTCAACGTTGGCGCTTGATTGGGTGGAGGGTAGTATGGCTGCGCGCTGGTATATTGTTCACGCCTATTCGAACTTCGAAAAGAAGGTCGCAGAATCGATCGAGGAAAAGGCCAAGCAGAAGGGTCTCGAGCATCTGTTCGAGAAGATTCTCGTGCCGACCGAGAAGGTTGTCGAAGTGCGTCGTGGCCGCAAGGTCGACGCCGAGCGCAAGTTCTTCCCGGGTTACGTTCTGGTTCGCGCCAATCTGACGGATGAGGCGTTCCATCTCATCAAGAATACGCCGAAGGTAACGGGTTTCCTCGGTACCGACAGCAAGCCGGTTCCGATTCCGGACCATGAGGCCGAGCGCATCCTTGGTCAGGTCCAGGATGGCGTAGAGCGTCCGAAGCCGTCGGTTTCGTTCGAGATCGGCGAGCAGGTCCGCGTTTCGGATGGTCCGTTCGCCTCGTTCAACGGCGTCGTTCAGGATGTCGACGAAGAGCGTTCGCGCCTCAAGGTCGAGGTTTCGATCTTCGGTCGCGCGACGCCGGTCGAGCTGGAATACGGTCAGGTCGAGAAGGTCTGAGAAGATCTCAAGAGATAGGGCGGGTTACGACCCGTTCTGGCGGAGAAATCCGCATGCGCGTGGAAGGGGAGCGACCTTAGCCGGGTCGGATCGTCCGTACCACGCAACCGCAG is a window from the Ensifer adhaerens genome containing:
- the secE gene encoding preprotein translocase subunit SecE gives rise to the protein MASKTNPVTFLQQVRSETSKVTWPSRRETMISTLMVFVMVFFAAAFFFAADQLMGWAIGLILNVGA
- the nusG gene encoding transcription termination/antitermination protein NusG encodes the protein MAARWYIVHAYSNFEKKVAESIEEKAKQKGLEHLFEKILVPTEKVVEVRRGRKVDAERKFFPGYVLVRANLTDEAFHLIKNTPKVTGFLGTDSKPVPIPDHEAERILGQVQDGVERPKPSVSFEIGEQVRVSDGPFASFNGVVQDVDEERSRLKVEVSIFGRATPVELEYGQVEKV